The Danaus plexippus chromosome 17, MEX_DaPlex, whole genome shotgun sequence genome contains the following window.
atatttttaaaattataactagaaatatattttaaagatataaaactttacaatGTCCGCAAACATGCTAGTCAGAAAAGATATGAACAAAAATGTGTAAACGTCGCTGGAAAGAATTCAGGGTCCTAATAACTGATAAACCTTAGAATAACACCTAGGAATAGatggaaaattatagttattagaCACATGGTTagacttaatttattataataaacaagcaaaatacatttattaattaagaaaatatacgaTGAATAAAGTAGATTTTATCCTGGCATCATCGGAAAATtcaattctaattaaaatatccagCTACGAAGAGAGTTTGGCAAAACACATACACAGTGcaagataataaatttcacaacCCTCTGTAACAATGTAAGAATGCTTCAAAACCTTAGGGAATTTAATACTAGACGCTTTTTATATACTCTTTTAATATTCCTAGTATAAGATCTATTGAACAAATCAGGGGatctgaattttttatatttttaaagtctttgtgtaatttttacaaggtattttgattatattttttctacttttttaacattaaaacatttcctGAGTCGTTTCATTTTGGTAAGCGAATATTTTCAGACAtcaacaaaaaagtatttcttattaatattcataataatatcataataataattcataataatatcagttatttaatcttttactttttaatatttccatttttCAACGTAAAAAGTGTATAGTCTTAAAGACACATTTGTCCAAATGACAAtgtttgaaaaacttttaGGCTTActgtgatatataaaatggtatttatacataaataaggaACAGAGTGTAAATTTTTTCCAACAAATTCTGCAACCATCCgttcattacttttttttatttatttaaaattattggtcaaaaaacattaatgccaattaaaaataacaaaatcatatttagatattaacatattggtttcaattaattattcctACGCCTAACATTTTTGAGCTTGAAACTAGAAAACAAAATCAgattatatagttttctgATCGTCTAACCTTTATTATGGGCTTTGTAATTGGGCTTAGAGGGAAATGTATGAACTGTTTTGAAACACTAGGTAATGTCTAATTTATATCACTGTAACGTTATGGCAAATTACttattgtagtttttaaatggaaGAGAAACAAACATTCGTTTATGCTCACAAATTTTGCATTTATCATATCAGTAGGGTTTAATTGTGCGGATCAAATATGATCTGCTAAATTCGCGTTTGCTTCCGGGAAATCAGAAATTttaccaaatttaaattttcataccaAGCATGTTAcatgttacattttaattttgaaatagtttcagttataaaaataaatataaagatttaaaccTACCATTTATTTGTCGCAATGATGATGGAAGacggaatataaaattaaccttTCAGTGACTGCtatcaagtaaaatataacttgCTATAAATACAACTGCACTAGTGAATTGAATGCAACATGAAATAATTAGGTTCTCTCAAATAACCAGTCCCACCATGTCTTGCTTTGATCTTAAGGACCAACAAACACAATTATTATCCTCAAAGTGTATTATTTGAGGAACATACGTTCCTTTGACTATGTAACACTTAACGTAACGATAAACACACACTTGGATATCAGTGATGTAaaacaaatgattatttaacgTTTGGTAGGGTTGAATATTGTAAGATTAAGTATTGTATGTTAAGAAATAGATATGATAAATTATCAATTGTTATCAGTAacccaatatatttattttatgttaaatggATTTCCTAATGAGCTGAATCTTTCATCTCAACTACTAATTGTAGCTGCGATGGGCTGTAACTATAAACTGCTTTTATTAAGGCTCACTAAATTGGTGTAATAATTCCTTGCGACAAAAGATTGGCTTGAAgtagttattaaaacaaagttatttaaagaGTGTGAGTAATAGACTATCACTTTATAATAACTCTATCCCTAGAATCCCTTCTTTCCTCAATAGTAACGTTCTAAATATCATAACATTATCCAGGATTAAAATAACCCAGAGCATTCTCTTTCTAGACCAAAACGTgaacaaagatatttttgcGATGCTAACTAAATAGATTATTACTTAATTCGGGACCTTaccatatcaaaaataataaatgaattaaactaaaattttaagcacttaaaataaatatacctttACTCTCAATCGCTTGCTTGTGTTTTGATTGTACTTAAAAAACAACCTGCGTACtatcatttgtaaatatatccaGTGTTCCTATATtgtgtaacaaatattatgcAGGACCtgtattaacataaaactacCTGTTTTACAAGTTAACTAGTCCCGCTGGTTATAAAAAGTGAGAGTTGAAATATATCTTGTTTATCCtgcttttgttatataataattgtcaacataagatgaaaaaaataaaggagtcagattttagttttaagttGTTGAATACTGttactgtataaatattttgttaatagtaACGAAACACGGACGTTATATggttaaactaattttatacatataacatttggTTTCTAGCAACTTATTGAAGATATTTATGATTTGATAACAGAATAAGAACAAGAAggtaacttaaaatatcttgaaggatattaaaaatggCTCTTTGCTTAGAAGTTCAAACAAAGAAGGCAATTCGcttggaaaaacaaaaaagtaaatcTTCTCCGTAAAAATCATttcgaaatatttaaacttcatgtagtttaaaagttaaaattaaaaatatatgaatggaGATGAGTATTGGCTGTCTTTAATGACAATTTTATGCCAATAGACAGACGCATAGGCTGACCTACCACTCGTATatacagaatattatatttaaagtataaaaacagctgatatttttcaactttaaaacttaattaggTAAACAATGCAATGACGCATTTCTTCCCAAATCTCTTACTGATAGACCTCCACAGTTTATGCAGCTTAAGTCAAGAGAGAATTATCTCTCTGTGTATGAACACTATATTATTTTCCCCATTTCTAAATCCAACAATAATACGCATACATCGACCTGTTGCTAAGAACATGTTgagacattaaaatttaaaagaatatgaaTCTCCgtgaaaaaaatgaaataagacaCTGGTCTTATTAAGgtcaagatttttaatatttaaccgGATATTTGGAACATTTAGTCTTACAGACCATGCATATCCAAGTTGGTTCCTCCGTGGTCGTTGTGGGCGCTGGTGTGGTTGTCGTTGTTGTGGTCGTGGTTTTTGGCTTACAGAAATAGTACGGATCGAAGTGGTATGGTATTTCATGGTGGTAACTGTGGTGCTCAATGTATGGTGGATCATCCACGTAAATCAGGGACGACGCATCTGTAAACATTAACGACTctatatctaatataaaatattcatatcggaattatttaaataaaatattaatatctttatataaagtaaatattattaatatctcataaaataatgttataaatagagtttattatatttaataagttgttCAATACATATTTCACGTATAATTACTTCATGTATCTTTGTTTTCCGGTTTCATAATGCCTAACTAAACCGAACTAAAGTGTTAACACATACTCTAATGTGAAGAGTCCCTTGTACCTGTTTCATttcgattattatataattactataatcataacaatttatattcattcaaCTGACAGTACAAGATATTTAAGGCGACAATCCATTCCCAGAAACCTAATgcaaaaaaaagataaacaaatCTCAAATGTGACAAATCACAGGATTcagtatttacaataaaatactcggacttccttaaaaaatattctcgttCATGCCATTCCATTAAAGCCTCTTTATCCCTTGACTAACAGTCCTAAGGGCaaggaaaataataacacaaaagTTGGTAACGGAAAATTGGTTTTAGGCAATCCGCTTACAATAATCGACATCATGGAAaactcatattatattatttctaacttaaaatactattttgataaataaattttaaaactgcgGGCGAGAATACAAATAGCAATCTCATACTTTGTGCTGaggctttaatttttaataaagcattCTAAAACACAGTTGAAAGTTACTGTTATATTCCATTGTAGTAAAAGTTgtgtcaaaattaaaagaatctCATCATGAAGCGTAAGTTCTTAGAACGTGTTCAATAAACACAACATTTTtccctttaatttttatttcatattactaaatacaaaatatgataatgatatTCTGAGAAGACTtcgaattattatattcatcacGGTCTGAGGTGTACCGAacccataaaaaatataaaattaatcagatGTTGAAAATTGTACTTACCATCGTCTCGCCTCCGAGGTGAACAATATAATGGACATActttgatacaaaataataagggCTCCTTTTctgaaaattacaaattaatagtaatatatacttataaaaacacTAAGGATGTATAAATTCTGCGTGTAAGGGTTTCTCTGTaataacagttaaaataattccaaCAGTTACAGGCTACCTACACTACTACATATACTCGTGTTTATGTACAGACAAaacttaaaaagtataaaatataaactttacgattcattaaataaattccgcaatgaaattattgaaacaaCTAATTAATGAAACTCTATCGACATTAAAGAGTAACTTTTAGTATGCGCACTATCAAACAGATCCTTATAAATTGTGACAATTCCATCCTCCGGCTAATAACTTGGGATTTTGTTCCGTGCGGTTTGAAAACAGCAAATAGTTTctctattaaatgaaattgtgcCACtaagttattgttataatatataaaatgcgtTTCGTAGTTTAATTATCtaaatgtagttttattgtaaagaaaGGGAgacatgttaaaatattaatttatttaattatatgagatTTAATTAAGACACATACATTGATGAATTTACTTAGTAAGCCATTACAAGgaagtaaagttttaaataatattcattgagCAACTAACAGCTCTCCTTTTGATGATACAATTTtggtattcatatttttaataaatgaattaaaaaaaatatgaaattgttaatttaattttacatggCAAATAATcagaatatattgtaacagCTCTAAAACAACGAAACAGATAATGAATGTCGTCAAAACCGATTTcagttttaacataattaaaaatatactacaaaCTGAGTATTTAGCccacaatgaaaaaaaaatcttatatcatATACGAGAATGTTTCGGTCCCTAAGAGACGAGAATACCCATGTCCAAAACCTCTAGAACTTTTTcgtgttttatataagcataacaaaaatacaccgtttatagtatatttaaaaaaatgcacaACAACCTTTGGTCAtagattttgatattataacaaataattacctCCATATAAGAAAAAAGCTCGCACTGACGTGAAAATCATGGTTAGCagaactatataaaaattacggtacatcttattaaattttgttacaacaTACGCCATTCACTTGGAAATACTAACTTTTCTCGGTTCTCTACGCCGCGCTTTATACAAAGGCACTTGCTTAGTTATGTGCTTATTACGTGACAGCATAGCCACTGATGGCATTCGCAAAGTtatgaatgtaattttttttttatttatctcgtttgtacaaaattaaatttagtactCGTTCTAACAACTATTTCAGATCTTTTTGTCAGATTAAAAACAGTTTACCatttaacacatatttttaaaaccttattgctttttaaagaattaaaaatgcattttttatgcacaaaatattttaaaatagaacatTCAAACTGTCAATAAACAAAAGTGAACCacataaaatctaataaatatagaatggtatgaaaattaaatcaccAAAAGTTTATTACactacattattataatacaaacatatgactataatattgtttacgtAATAAAACCTGATTCTCTTAAACTGGGTAATATTGGTCAGAATTTATGCACTGACCACGACGTTCAAAACTTAATATGTCtgcgttatataatatttaagttgcaTTCAGTATTACGGTGCAAAAATTCTATGATTTTGTTATACATCAAAAGGACTCTTATCAGCTTTCTGCTTtcactatataaatttattacc
Protein-coding sequences here:
- the LOC116771484 gene encoding uncharacterized protein LOC116771484: MYRNFYIVLLTMIFTSVRAFFLYGEKEPLLFCIKVCPLYCSPRRRDDDASSLIYVDDPPYIEHHSYHHEIPYHFDPYYFCKPKTTTTTTTTTPAPTTTTEEPTWICMVCKTKCSKYPVKY